One genomic window of Candidatus Nitrospira inopinata includes the following:
- a CDS encoding endonuclease III domain-containing protein: MRQDEIHAAIRIVRREIRRWREPVVGVVARQSNRDPFLILISCLLSLRTKDKTTQEAGDRLFALACTPAAMLKLPLKTIERAIYPVGFYRTKAKSIHRICRLLLTKYEGRVPDSIDELLTLPGVGRKTANLVVTVGYGKPGICVDIHVHRISNRWGYIKTKTPEESEQALRRVLPRRYWITYNDLLVPYGQNLCLPVSPLCSQCKLAPYCDRVGVTKSR, from the coding sequence ATGCGCCAGGACGAGATCCACGCGGCGATTCGGATCGTACGGCGTGAGATTCGCCGGTGGCGGGAGCCTGTCGTCGGCGTCGTCGCTCGGCAATCGAATCGCGATCCTTTTCTCATCCTCATCTCTTGCCTCCTGAGTCTGCGAACGAAGGACAAGACGACCCAGGAGGCCGGCGACCGACTTTTCGCCTTGGCCTGCACGCCGGCGGCCATGCTCAAGCTGCCTCTCAAAACCATCGAACGAGCCATCTACCCGGTCGGCTTCTACCGCACCAAAGCCAAATCGATTCACCGGATCTGCCGCTTGCTCCTCACCAAATATGAAGGGCGGGTGCCTGATTCCATCGACGAACTCCTCACCTTGCCGGGAGTCGGACGAAAGACGGCCAACCTGGTGGTGACGGTGGGCTACGGCAAGCCCGGCATTTGCGTCGATATCCACGTCCATCGCATCAGCAACCGCTGGGGCTATATCAAAACCAAGACGCCGGAAGAAAGCGAACAGGCCCTCCGGCGCGTCCTCCCACGGCGTTATTGGATCACCTACAACGACCTGCTCGTCCCCTACGGCCAGAACCTGTGTTTGCCGGTCTCTCCTCTGTGCAGCCAGTGCAAACTCGCCCCCTATTGCGACCGCGTGGGCGTGACCAAAAGTCGCTAG
- a CDS encoding carbon monoxide dehydrogenase beta subunit family protein has protein sequence MSAYRVLPGPEHFLPPAAASMGIRLPNPGEAHINGVIVPEDQAYEEAARQFLMAKVPTIFPGPLVLWAWNEKAAKKATAIRHLFETLKECVQPGQKPMLIPMPDYRPKYPKINPEIEINPNHPNLTIWHNKIDCCMFIGVHCHQANLSLKIIRGGTSCYTIAMCAQAGHEDAMLSFRDASVEKIMKLAETVKRLKGTVQPRMSTAKN, from the coding sequence ATGAGCGCGTACCGTGTTCTTCCAGGGCCTGAGCACTTTCTTCCCCCAGCGGCAGCCAGCATGGGGATTCGGCTACCGAATCCAGGCGAAGCCCACATTAACGGCGTCATCGTGCCAGAGGATCAGGCCTACGAGGAGGCGGCACGGCAATTCTTGATGGCCAAAGTCCCCACGATTTTTCCCGGTCCCTTGGTTTTATGGGCGTGGAACGAAAAAGCGGCGAAAAAAGCGACGGCGATCAGGCATCTCTTCGAGACGTTGAAAGAATGCGTCCAGCCCGGTCAAAAACCGATGCTGATCCCGATGCCGGATTATCGGCCCAAATATCCCAAGATCAATCCCGAAATCGAAATCAATCCGAACCACCCGAACCTGACGATTTGGCACAACAAGATCGACTGCTGCATGTTCATCGGCGTGCACTGTCATCAAGCCAACTTGTCGTTGAAAATCATCCGCGGCGGAACTTCCTGCTACACGATCGCCATGTGCGCCCAAGCCGGTCATGAAGACGCGATGCTGTCGTTCCGGGACGCTTCTGTCGAGAAGATCATGAAACTCGCGGAAACGGTCAAGCGGCTGAAGGGAACCGTGCAACCTCGCATGAGCACGGCGAAGAATTGA
- the ftcD gene encoding glutamate formimidoyltransferase encodes MPPLIECVPNFSEGRDQAVIQALVAAIISVPDVRFLHRTMDPDHHRSVLTFAGPPDAVGEAAWRVIVRATELIDLRRHEGVHPRIGATDVVPFVPLQDVAMDDCARLARMIGQEVGTRLKIPVFLYEEAAPTEARRRLEAIRKGGLTGLASRMEQDSAWSPDFGPSRLHETAGAIVIGARTPLIAFNVDLATDDLSIAKDIARSIRASNGGLPGLKAIGVPLTGRGLVQVAMNVTDYHVTPLDRAFRAVEAEAAKHGVLIAGSEIVGLVPRAAVTQAMVAALRLQGFDESHVLETALATADAQQRDQTLRGFLDAIAAPRPTPGGGSVAAYVGALAASLGVMGARLGGHQDKEQELTHLQQRLHRLVQSDADAYGKLMEACTIPKHDPNRPQAVSDALHLATEIPIEIAELSCRVGRSLHEISRSAKPLVRSDLTVGIQMAVAAAASAIVTARENVNRQRNQNIRESQASRIARAEQNLEELKVLCYTPPPVE; translated from the coding sequence ATGCCGCCGCTGATCGAATGTGTCCCCAACTTCAGCGAAGGCCGAGACCAGGCCGTCATCCAGGCTCTCGTCGCCGCGATCATCTCCGTGCCGGACGTGAGGTTTCTGCATCGGACGATGGATCCCGACCACCACCGATCGGTCTTGACGTTCGCCGGCCCTCCCGACGCCGTCGGCGAGGCCGCGTGGCGCGTCATCGTCAGGGCGACGGAACTCATCGACCTTCGCCGACACGAGGGGGTGCACCCCCGCATCGGCGCAACGGACGTGGTGCCGTTCGTGCCCCTTCAAGACGTTGCCATGGACGACTGTGCGCGGTTGGCCCGCATGATTGGACAAGAAGTGGGAACGCGATTGAAGATTCCCGTCTTTCTCTACGAGGAGGCGGCACCCACCGAAGCTCGGCGCAGGCTGGAAGCGATTCGCAAAGGAGGGCTGACGGGATTGGCTTCGAGGATGGAACAGGACTCGGCCTGGTCGCCCGATTTCGGCCCGTCCCGTCTGCACGAAACGGCGGGAGCCATCGTCATCGGCGCGCGCACCCCCCTCATCGCCTTCAACGTCGATCTCGCGACCGACGATCTCTCCATCGCGAAAGACATCGCCCGATCCATCAGAGCATCCAACGGCGGCCTCCCCGGCCTGAAAGCCATCGGCGTCCCGCTGACCGGCCGAGGCTTGGTGCAAGTGGCCATGAACGTGACCGACTATCACGTCACGCCGCTTGATCGGGCGTTCCGCGCCGTGGAAGCCGAAGCCGCCAAACACGGCGTCCTGATTGCTGGAAGTGAAATCGTCGGCCTCGTCCCCCGGGCGGCGGTTACCCAGGCGATGGTCGCCGCCCTGCGGCTTCAAGGATTTGATGAGTCCCACGTTCTTGAAACCGCCCTTGCAACAGCGGACGCGCAGCAACGGGACCAGACCCTGCGCGGCTTTCTTGATGCGATTGCCGCTCCCCGGCCGACACCGGGCGGAGGAAGCGTCGCGGCCTACGTCGGGGCGTTGGCGGCCTCGTTGGGCGTGATGGGAGCGCGTCTCGGCGGGCATCAGGACAAGGAGCAGGAGCTGACGCACTTGCAACAACGGCTTCACCGGCTTGTCCAATCGGATGCCGACGCTTACGGCAAGCTGATGGAGGCCTGTACCATTCCCAAACACGATCCGAACCGGCCACAAGCCGTTTCCGACGCTCTCCATCTCGCGACCGAGATCCCGATCGAAATCGCCGAACTGTCCTGCCGAGTCGGTCGGTCGCTGCACGAGATCAGCCGATCGGCCAAACCGCTCGTTCGCTCGGACCTGACTGTCGGCATCCAGATGGCCGTCGCAGCAGCCGCCTCAGCCATTGTGACTGCAAGAGAAAACGTAAATCGTCAACGAAATCAAAATATTAGAGAATCTCAAGCGAGTCGGATCGCGAGGGCCGAACAAAACCTTGAGGAACTCAAGGTGCTGTGTTACACTCCGCCCCCTGTTGAGTAA
- the polA gene encoding DNA polymerase I: MTSPTDKRPTLYLIDGSAYIYRAFFALPPLNNSKGLQTNAVYGFTTMLLKILRERQPDDVAVAFDEKGPTLRHEEFKEYKAQRPPMPDAMQAQIPYIHRVVEALAIPVLRQPGYEADDLIGTLARKAEQAGYDVVIVTGDKDMFQLLSPHVRIYDPVKDKWFGEAECIERFGVEPARVVEIMGLMGDATDNIPGVKGIGEKTAMKLIAQFGTIDELLRRIDEVTPARTKTLLIEQADQARLSRSLATIKTDCPIDFDQAALRVKPPHMDRLNELLRELEFTSLLKSVQASDESSGTKRTATALIESERAARAFVESLPVGAPLAVHCLLTGGSPWHADAQGIALSTGDHTAYIPLDVHEYMRPITTLLHEPTRTKATHDLKAVLLAFHRIGITLAAPYFDTMVADYLLHPNRRDHQLDTLALELLNHRIGGSPRKQAEPTSLFEPAAGSSEQAAESASVIAKITPILLDQLKEQGSLTLFEDVEMPLVPVLVEIERNGFLVDVEALHALSKELERELDGMMHTIAGLAGGEFNINSPKQLAAVLFDKLGLKPIRKTKTGYSTDEDTLTQLATQHELPAQILNYRSLSKLKSTYVDALPELIHPETKRLHTSLNQTVAATGRLSSTDPNLQNIPVKGEYGLRIREAFIAPKGHHLLCADYSQIEPRILAHLSQDPRLLAVFAKGEDIHMATAMEIFDRPAGQITREMRRAAKTVVFGIVYGISPFGLSQNIGVSQTEAKQYIDTFFEKFPAVRALMDRNIAEGREKGYTTTILGRRRPIPELQSNDPTQRGFGERMAVNSPIQGSAADLIKVAMINVHRALHRDLPHVKMILQVHDELIFEVPDHDSDEAKRLVKHEMEAVGQQLGLSVPLKVDLGVGKNWRAAHP, from the coding sequence ATGACGTCGCCGACCGACAAACGTCCCACGCTGTATCTGATCGACGGCAGCGCCTACATTTACCGCGCGTTCTTCGCGCTGCCGCCCTTGAACAACTCGAAGGGCCTACAAACCAACGCGGTCTACGGGTTCACGACGATGCTGCTCAAGATCCTGCGGGAGCGGCAGCCCGACGACGTCGCCGTGGCGTTCGATGAAAAGGGGCCGACGCTCCGGCACGAAGAATTCAAGGAGTACAAGGCCCAACGCCCTCCCATGCCCGACGCGATGCAGGCGCAGATTCCGTACATCCACCGCGTGGTCGAGGCCCTCGCCATCCCGGTCCTGCGGCAACCGGGCTACGAGGCCGACGACTTGATCGGCACGCTCGCGCGGAAGGCCGAACAAGCCGGCTACGACGTCGTCATCGTCACCGGCGACAAAGACATGTTCCAGCTCCTTTCCCCGCACGTCCGCATCTACGATCCCGTCAAGGACAAATGGTTCGGCGAGGCGGAGTGCATCGAGCGATTCGGCGTCGAGCCGGCGCGCGTCGTCGAGATCATGGGGCTGATGGGCGACGCCACGGACAACATCCCCGGCGTGAAGGGCATCGGCGAAAAAACCGCCATGAAGCTGATCGCGCAGTTCGGCACCATCGACGAACTGTTGCGCCGCATCGACGAAGTGACGCCGGCACGGACGAAAACCCTGCTCATCGAGCAGGCCGATCAGGCGCGGCTCAGTCGAAGCCTCGCCACGATCAAAACCGACTGCCCCATCGACTTCGACCAGGCCGCACTCCGGGTGAAACCGCCCCATATGGACCGACTGAACGAGCTGCTTCGCGAATTGGAATTCACCTCGCTGCTCAAGTCGGTCCAGGCATCGGACGAGTCGTCCGGAACGAAGCGCACCGCCACCGCGCTGATTGAAAGCGAACGGGCGGCGCGGGCCTTCGTGGAATCCTTGCCCGTCGGAGCACCGCTGGCCGTCCACTGTCTGCTGACCGGCGGATCGCCCTGGCACGCCGACGCGCAAGGAATCGCGCTCTCCACCGGCGACCACACGGCGTACATCCCCCTCGACGTTCACGAATACATGAGACCCATCACGACGCTTCTTCATGAGCCGACCAGAACCAAGGCCACCCACGACCTGAAGGCCGTCCTGCTCGCCTTTCACCGCATCGGCATCACGCTGGCCGCTCCTTATTTTGACACGATGGTGGCCGACTATCTGTTGCATCCCAATCGCCGCGACCACCAACTCGACACCCTGGCGCTGGAGCTGCTGAACCATCGGATTGGCGGATCCCCCAGGAAACAGGCTGAGCCGACCTCGCTCTTCGAGCCGGCAGCCGGATCGAGCGAACAGGCCGCGGAGAGCGCGTCGGTCATCGCCAAGATCACGCCGATCCTACTCGATCAATTGAAAGAACAAGGCAGCCTGACGCTGTTCGAGGACGTCGAAATGCCGCTGGTGCCGGTGCTCGTCGAGATCGAGCGGAACGGCTTCTTGGTCGATGTCGAGGCGCTCCATGCGCTGAGCAAGGAACTGGAACGGGAACTCGACGGCATGATGCACACGATCGCCGGCCTCGCGGGCGGCGAGTTCAACATCAATTCGCCCAAACAGTTGGCGGCGGTTCTCTTCGACAAGCTGGGGCTCAAACCGATCCGCAAAACCAAGACCGGCTATTCCACGGACGAAGACACGCTCACGCAGCTTGCCACGCAGCACGAGTTACCGGCCCAAATCCTCAACTACCGCAGTTTGAGCAAACTCAAGTCCACCTATGTGGACGCCCTGCCCGAATTGATCCATCCGGAAACCAAACGGTTGCATACCTCGCTCAACCAAACCGTCGCGGCCACGGGGCGACTCTCTTCCACCGATCCCAACCTGCAAAATATTCCCGTCAAAGGCGAGTACGGTCTCCGCATCCGCGAGGCTTTCATCGCCCCCAAAGGCCATCACCTGCTCTGCGCCGACTACAGCCAAATTGAACCGCGCATCCTGGCCCACTTGTCTCAAGATCCCCGCTTACTCGCCGTCTTCGCCAAAGGGGAAGACATCCACATGGCGACGGCCATGGAGATCTTCGACCGGCCGGCCGGCCAGATCACCCGCGAGATGCGACGCGCCGCCAAAACCGTCGTCTTCGGCATCGTCTACGGCATCAGCCCCTTCGGCCTGTCGCAAAACATCGGCGTCTCGCAGACCGAGGCCAAACAATACATCGACACCTTCTTTGAAAAGTTCCCCGCCGTGCGCGCGTTGATGGACCGCAACATCGCCGAGGGGCGGGAAAAGGGCTACACCACGACCATTCTGGGTCGCCGCCGACCGATTCCCGAACTGCAAAGCAACGATCCGACGCAGCGCGGCTTCGGCGAGCGGATGGCCGTCAACAGTCCCATCCAAGGTTCGGCGGCGGACCTGATCAAAGTGGCCATGATCAACGTGCACCGAGCCCTCCACCGGGACCTGCCGCACGTGAAGATGATTCTGCAAGTCCACGACGAACTCATTTTCGAAGTACCGGATCACGATTCGGACGAAGCGAAGCGGCTGGTGAAACACGAGATGGAAGCGGTGGGGCAACAGCTCGGCCTCTCGGTTCCCCTGAAGGTTGATCTCGGCGTCGGCAAAAACTGGCGGGCGGCGCATCCGTAA
- a CDS encoding DsrE/DsrF/DrsH-like family protein produces MNATHIEPATMLAQLEATKPERVTIVLLSGDLDRAMAAFIIATGAAAMGMQVTIFFTFWGLNAIRRKGAASSAKDWLRRMFGALNKGGAETLPLSRFHFGGLGTKMMQKVMKQNRMPGVPELMRTALDLGVRFIACTTTMGLMGITKDTLIEGIDQFAGVTTYLAEAKQSSVNLFI; encoded by the coding sequence ATGAATGCCACGCACATAGAGCCGGCGACAATGTTGGCTCAACTTGAAGCGACCAAGCCCGAGCGAGTGACGATCGTGTTGTTAAGCGGCGACCTTGACCGGGCCATGGCGGCTTTTATCATCGCCACGGGGGCGGCCGCGATGGGAATGCAGGTCACCATCTTCTTCACGTTTTGGGGATTGAACGCGATTCGCCGAAAAGGCGCCGCCAGCTCGGCCAAGGATTGGCTGCGCCGGATGTTCGGCGCCCTCAACAAGGGCGGCGCTGAAACGTTGCCGTTGTCGCGCTTTCATTTCGGCGGCTTGGGGACCAAAATGATGCAGAAGGTGATGAAACAGAACCGCATGCCGGGCGTCCCTGAGCTGATGCGAACCGCCTTGGACTTGGGCGTTCGGTTCATTGCCTGCACGACCACCATGGGCCTGATGGGAATCACCAAGGACACGCTGATCGAGGGGATCGATCAATTCGCCGGGGTGACCACCTACTTGGCTGAAGCCAAACAGAGCAGCGTGAACCTCTTCATCTAA
- a CDS encoding OmpA family protein: MKSLTINLFAAGTSLILLSGCADLNPALVKVNAVCRDGWYGYWQRPCEPSAPPYGVADAQREIADLKAEVQSLKDQLATANQLIARISENQAGLQNRMNLAKVEKDLLLALQPEIARGTVSVVPSNDGLTINLNSAFLFAPGQDRLQTGGEDALKRVGSVLKDFPERHVRVIGHTDAAPIRGALQKKFPSNKELSDARARNAVEALQKGGFSGAVSAEGRGDGNPIATNDTPEGRTKNRRIEVFVSL, from the coding sequence ATGAAGTCTCTGACCATCAACTTGTTCGCGGCCGGGACGAGCTTGATCCTTTTGTCCGGCTGCGCGGATCTCAACCCCGCCCTCGTCAAGGTCAACGCCGTCTGTCGCGACGGCTGGTACGGCTATTGGCAGCGGCCCTGTGAGCCGTCCGCGCCGCCCTACGGCGTCGCGGACGCGCAACGCGAGATTGCCGATTTGAAGGCCGAGGTTCAATCGTTGAAAGACCAACTTGCCACCGCCAACCAACTCATCGCGCGCATCTCCGAGAACCAAGCCGGCCTTCAAAACCGGATGAACTTGGCAAAGGTGGAGAAGGATTTGCTCCTTGCCCTCCAACCCGAGATCGCACGAGGCACGGTGTCGGTCGTTCCATCCAATGACGGGCTCACGATCAACTTAAACTCCGCCTTCCTGTTTGCTCCGGGGCAAGACCGGCTCCAAACGGGTGGAGAGGACGCATTGAAGCGCGTGGGCTCCGTACTCAAGGACTTCCCTGAAAGGCACGTACGGGTGATCGGCCACACTGACGCCGCTCCCATTCGCGGAGCGCTCCAGAAGAAGTTTCCATCCAACAAGGAATTGTCGGACGCTCGAGCCAGAAACGCGGTGGAAGCCTTGCAAAAGGGCGGCTTCAGCGGCGCTGTTTCGGCGGAAGGTCGCGGAGACGGCAACCCCATCGCCACGAACGACACGCCGGAGGGACGGACAAAAAACCGCCGCATCGAGGTGTTTGTCTCATTATAA
- a CDS encoding sulfurtransferase TusA family protein, with product MQADVKLDTLGYFCPMPIILTSKKIKELAVGQVLEIVSDDEGIKKDMPAWCETTGHEMVGMEEAQGASGRIYKAFVKKTK from the coding sequence ATGCAAGCAGATGTGAAGCTGGACACCTTAGGGTATTTCTGCCCCATGCCGATCATTCTCACGTCGAAAAAGATCAAAGAACTGGCCGTGGGCCAAGTGCTCGAAATCGTATCCGACGACGAAGGCATCAAGAAAGACATGCCGGCTTGGTGCGAGACCACGGGCCATGAGATGGTCGGCATGGAAGAAGCGCAGGGTGCCTCCGGCCGTATTTACAAAGCGTTCGTCAAGAAGACGAAGTAG
- a CDS encoding thiamine pyrophosphate-dependent enzyme gives MSKERIKISEALYDIMPSDYQDLVKSATYGKEDRGWKDIGTSKELIEQHSLCAGCPESMAFRYIMASLPNPEDTVMVGSTGCTSLVFPMVAVHNIHSLFGNQNAIASGLKRALSVRFPGRIKDVVVLAGDGATVDIGLDMTLQAWFRQEKFTTICFDNELYANTGGQESGLMQKGFVAKMAPVGKLFDKVRLPEIARESGCHYVVSCTVSKPSLIEKVIRNAVHVAREIGPTYLQLYTPCILEIGKNSMEGLQEMRDSEKPTERFAYKEFISEPAKQLLAELAAKEKERKAAAKQLAGQAQA, from the coding sequence ATGAGCAAAGAACGCATCAAAATCTCAGAAGCCCTGTATGACATCATGCCGTCGGATTATCAGGATCTCGTCAAGAGCGCCACTTACGGGAAGGAAGACCGAGGGTGGAAGGACATCGGCACGTCGAAGGAGTTGATCGAGCAACATTCACTGTGCGCCGGTTGTCCGGAATCCATGGCGTTCCGGTACATCATGGCCTCGTTGCCGAATCCGGAAGACACCGTGATGGTCGGCTCGACCGGCTGCACCAGTCTCGTGTTTCCCATGGTGGCCGTTCACAACATCCATTCCCTCTTCGGCAACCAGAACGCCATCGCGTCCGGCCTGAAGCGAGCGCTGAGCGTCCGCTTTCCCGGACGGATCAAGGACGTCGTGGTGTTGGCCGGAGACGGCGCGACCGTTGACATCGGCCTGGACATGACGCTCCAAGCCTGGTTTCGACAGGAAAAGTTCACGACCATCTGCTTTGACAACGAACTCTATGCCAACACCGGAGGCCAAGAAAGCGGGTTGATGCAAAAGGGATTCGTCGCCAAGATGGCGCCGGTCGGCAAACTGTTCGACAAGGTGCGGCTGCCCGAGATCGCCCGAGAATCAGGCTGCCACTACGTGGTGAGCTGCACGGTCAGCAAGCCGTCGTTGATTGAGAAGGTCATTCGCAACGCCGTCCACGTTGCCCGCGAGATCGGGCCGACATATCTGCAACTCTACACCCCCTGCATTCTGGAGATCGGGAAAAACAGCATGGAAGGGTTGCAAGAAATGCGCGACTCGGAGAAGCCGACGGAGCGGTTCGCCTATAAAGAATTTATCAGCGAACCGGCCAAGCAACTGCTGGCCGAGCTGGCGGCGAAAGAGAAAGAACGGAAAGCGGCGGCCAAACAACTTGCGGGCCAAGCGCAGGCCTAA
- a CDS encoding transketolase C-terminal domain-containing protein, translated as MAETKSLIGTQNKKGQTYTDPWKMLNEAPRTPSFFTGSEVIKEAIRRASCDVMIAYPITPQSEAAALIGELFAEGYVGDYFRGESEFAVMSQCAGASFGGARVFTTTAGPGTMRAMENFPMWAGARLPIQMIVTCRGINSPLSIQPDTLEISYLLNTGMLVWHAETAQDFFDWILKGFMVSEEPDVHLPLALCCDGFFVTHTKDVVQLTPADMCLPPYDPYRSPVPCMDMECPPVRMMRDPFVMKSNYISYATHASWQQEVWAAVERSRKHTIHWLNGLIDAENTDAEIMIVASGTAVSQGREAIRMLEDEGVRCGLVKVKTLRPWPEEEIREATKHAKHIFVPEFNVTGWLAKEIRATIPNHHRVHAGPHVCGGMTMPPEIIVSEIKTALGMKTFSLAGRGS; from the coding sequence ATGGCAGAAACAAAGTCTCTCATAGGAACACAAAACAAGAAGGGTCAGACGTATACCGACCCGTGGAAAATGCTCAATGAAGCGCCGAGGACGCCGTCGTTTTTCACCGGTTCCGAGGTCATCAAGGAGGCCATCCGCCGAGCGAGCTGCGACGTCATGATCGCTTATCCGATCACGCCGCAATCCGAGGCGGCCGCATTGATCGGAGAACTGTTTGCGGAAGGCTATGTGGGCGATTACTTCCGCGGCGAGAGCGAGTTTGCCGTCATGTCTCAATGCGCCGGCGCGTCGTTCGGCGGGGCGCGCGTGTTTACCACAACGGCCGGTCCCGGCACCATGCGCGCCATGGAAAACTTCCCCATGTGGGCTGGCGCGCGGTTGCCGATTCAGATGATCGTCACCTGCCGAGGCATCAACTCGCCGCTGTCGATCCAACCGGACACGTTGGAAATTTCGTATCTCTTGAACACCGGTATGTTGGTCTGGCACGCGGAGACGGCGCAGGACTTCTTCGATTGGATTCTCAAGGGCTTCATGGTCTCCGAAGAACCGGACGTACACCTGCCTCTGGCCCTCTGTTGCGACGGATTCTTCGTGACGCACACCAAAGACGTCGTCCAGCTCACGCCGGCCGACATGTGCCTGCCGCCCTATGACCCCTATCGCTCGCCGGTTCCCTGCATGGACATGGAATGTCCTCCGGTCCGTATGATGCGCGACCCCTTCGTCATGAAGAGCAACTACATCAGTTACGCCACGCACGCCAGTTGGCAGCAGGAAGTCTGGGCGGCCGTCGAACGGTCCCGCAAACACACGATCCATTGGCTGAACGGTCTCATCGACGCGGAAAACACCGACGCGGAGATCATGATCGTGGCCTCAGGGACCGCCGTATCACAAGGCCGTGAAGCGATTCGCATGTTGGAAGACGAAGGGGTGCGTTGCGGCCTCGTCAAGGTCAAAACCTTGCGCCCCTGGCCGGAAGAGGAAATCCGGGAGGCCACCAAACACGCCAAACATATTTTTGTGCCGGAGTTCAACGTCACCGGATGGTTGGCCAAGGAAATCCGAGCCACGATCCCCAATCACCATCGTGTCCATGCCGGCCCGCACGTCTGCGGAGGCATGACCATGCCGCCGGAGATCATCGTCTCGGAAATCAAGACGGCCCTTGGGATGAAGACCTTCTCCCTGGCCGGTCGTGGAAGCTGA
- a CDS encoding PGPGW domain-containing protein produces the protein MDRLLATVEQYVSTETLVLLTIFSIVFFVGSLIAIPFILVRLPADYFDVRVPRSWMKNHHPVLRILGHVVKNTIGAVFCFVGFLMLFLPGQGILTMLIGISMLDFPGKRKLEALLIGRPTVLNTINAMREKFGRPPLVVAPDP, from the coding sequence ATGGATCGCCTGCTCGCCACAGTTGAACAGTATGTATCGACCGAGACATTGGTGCTGCTGACGATTTTTTCCATCGTGTTCTTTGTCGGGTCACTCATCGCGATCCCCTTCATCCTCGTCCGCCTGCCGGCCGATTATTTCGACGTCCGCGTCCCGCGTTCCTGGATGAAAAATCATCATCCGGTCCTTCGGATACTCGGCCACGTGGTCAAGAACACCATCGGCGCCGTCTTTTGCTTCGTGGGCTTTCTGATGCTGTTTTTGCCGGGGCAAGGCATTTTGACCATGTTGATCGGCATTTCCATGTTGGATTTCCCCGGCAAACGCAAGCTCGAGGCCCTGTTGATCGGACGGCCGACCGTCCTCAACACCATCAACGCCATGCGCGAGAAGTTCGGCAGGCCGCCGTTGGTCGTCGCGCCGGACCCGTGA
- the rpsU gene encoding 30S ribosomal protein S21, with the protein MEIKVFNNNVEKALKVAKKKLAGEGLFRELKRRRFYEKPSVRRKAKQREAQRRRQKWLAKRKPD; encoded by the coding sequence ATGGAAATTAAAGTCTTCAATAACAATGTCGAAAAGGCGCTCAAAGTCGCCAAAAAGAAATTGGCGGGAGAAGGACTGTTTCGCGAACTGAAGCGTCGCCGCTTTTACGAGAAACCCAGCGTTCGGCGGAAAGCCAAACAACGTGAAGCCCAACGACGCCGCCAGAAATGGTTGGCGAAACGGAAGCCGGACTAA
- a CDS encoding 2-oxoacid:acceptor oxidoreductase family protein gives MIKKRLNIRMSGLGGQGAVTAAHVMAMAANRDGKFSISNPFFGAEKRMAPAESYCRIGIERIYDRGELVFPDVIEVFHPQVITMGKSYTMPFYSGIKEGGVVIINSDVPLLSDEDVERLRDLNVATFYIPGTQIAIEIAGTELSTNMTMIGSVAGITKCVSMEALDGALQERFGKKFVASGGTASLDEAIKKKFAKKEMLLAKNLATVKRAYEMASEWAEKNKVELRVGNPAVAA, from the coding sequence ATGATCAAGAAGCGACTCAACATCAGAATGTCGGGGTTGGGCGGGCAAGGTGCCGTCACGGCGGCGCACGTCATGGCGATGGCCGCCAACCGAGACGGTAAATTTTCCATCTCCAATCCGTTCTTCGGCGCCGAAAAACGTATGGCGCCGGCGGAGAGCTACTGCCGCATCGGAATCGAACGGATCTACGACCGCGGCGAGTTGGTGTTTCCCGACGTCATCGAAGTCTTCCACCCCCAGGTCATCACCATGGGGAAAAGCTACACCATGCCCTTTTATTCCGGAATCAAGGAGGGAGGGGTCGTCATCATCAACTCCGACGTGCCGCTCTTGTCGGACGAGGATGTGGAACGGTTGAGAGACTTAAACGTGGCGACTTTCTATATTCCTGGAACTCAAATCGCCATTGAAATCGCCGGGACCGAGTTGTCCACGAACATGACCATGATCGGATCGGTGGCCGGCATCACCAAGTGCGTCTCGATGGAAGCCCTTGACGGCGCGCTGCAAGAGCGGTTCGGCAAGAAATTCGTCGCGTCGGGCGGCACGGCCTCGCTGGACGAAGCGATCAAGAAGAAATTCGCCAAGAAGGAAATGTTGCTGGCCAAGAACTTGGCCACCGTCAAGCGGGCCTATGAGATGGCCAGCGAGTGGGCGGAGAAGAACAAGGTCGAGTTGCGAGTCGGCAATCCAGCCGTCGCGGCCTAA